The following are encoded together in the Geobacter sulfurreducens PCA genome:
- the recF gene encoding DNA replication/repair protein RecF — MHLNAIAISAFRNIDHVEISFDRRFNVLHGANGQGKTSVLEAIYLLGTMKSFRMAKAHDLIAWNAPHSLVRGDIDKAGVRREIALYLGREGRKARIDRKPVTKLADFFGAVNAVVFSPEEIGMARGGPELRRRYLDRAIFNGDLGYLLLHHEYHRLLKQRNALLRRGERDGLEVWTIQLAEAGARLMVKRRAYLSQIEPLVRQFYRDIAGAGQEVGLAYRCHGLASAEGERDCAAALRELMAAHEAEELRRGATGVGPHRDDVDFILNGRVIRHHGSQGEQRSFVLAVKMAEIEYLERLNGAPPVLLLDDISSELDPERNANLMTFLRGKRMQVFITTTDVSTLRLEGIDTHASFRVSRGTVTPV, encoded by the coding sequence ATGCACCTGAACGCAATTGCCATCAGCGCCTTCCGCAATATCGATCATGTGGAAATCTCATTCGATCGGCGGTTCAACGTCCTGCACGGCGCCAATGGACAGGGAAAAACGTCGGTGTTGGAGGCCATTTACCTCCTGGGGACCATGAAATCGTTCCGGATGGCCAAGGCCCATGATCTCATCGCCTGGAACGCCCCCCACTCACTGGTACGTGGCGATATCGACAAGGCGGGGGTCAGACGTGAGATAGCCCTCTATCTCGGCCGCGAGGGCCGTAAGGCCCGCATTGACCGGAAACCGGTCACCAAGCTTGCGGATTTTTTCGGCGCCGTGAACGCCGTGGTATTTTCTCCAGAGGAGATAGGCATGGCCCGCGGAGGGCCAGAACTCAGACGCCGCTACCTGGACCGGGCCATCTTCAACGGCGACTTGGGGTACCTGCTCCTCCACCATGAGTACCATCGGCTGCTCAAGCAGCGTAATGCTCTGCTGAGGCGGGGCGAACGGGATGGATTGGAGGTCTGGACAATCCAGCTGGCCGAGGCCGGCGCCCGGCTCATGGTAAAGCGAAGGGCCTACCTTTCTCAGATAGAGCCGCTGGTACGGCAGTTTTACCGGGATATTGCCGGTGCGGGCCAGGAGGTGGGACTTGCCTATCGCTGCCACGGACTGGCATCCGCCGAGGGCGAACGCGATTGTGCAGCGGCCCTCCGGGAGCTCATGGCAGCCCATGAGGCCGAGGAACTGCGCCGGGGGGCCACTGGCGTAGGCCCCCACCGGGATGACGTGGATTTCATCCTGAACGGTCGGGTCATCCGCCACCACGGCTCCCAAGGGGAGCAGCGGAGCTTTGTCCTGGCCGTAAAAATGGCCGAGATCGAGTACCTGGAGCGGCTCAACGGTGCGCCGCCGGTGCTTCTGCTGGACGACATCTCATCGGAACTGGATCCCGAGCGCAACGCGAACCTGATGACCTTTCTCCGGGGAAAACGGATGCAGGTCTTCATAACCACCACCGATGTATCAACCCTCCGTCTGGAGGGGATCGACACCCACGCGTCGTTTCGCGTTTCACGTGGAACGGTGACGCCTGTATAG
- a CDS encoding HEAT repeat domain-containing protein has translation MERHRTIDMSLRERRDILDLLERLKKEDLSPAEMDEIGSSLRKEGRRALSPLFRCLRRETDPEMIARYAALLEFFEDDAWLDQLVAITLARRDLDDEGKSALLSILNEYGVDVSSPLFAPITDRAGGLRLTLPRLLDRGERGLVTFMEGLVTYTPEAQQAVVRELPLVDDRRVVELFRVLLGFDEPETLPTVIETLGRVRYPEAADLLRDFLAAAPDAYRAPAERSLRRLAFLGFTPAGETPAPLPFAAAFTGTADASGYSCVMVARWTGPGIIDTLFMELHESEGMRDAWGWSGLSSEGFQDLLREHHVEDTLVAVDPAFAVLLVRDAIQRSIGSGFYLPPEFYVRRSIFAEVDLTPVAYEPPFGEDEVAKACTPSRIAVGDDLIRDWFFDGWFIFNERVRLLADDLDRLEGDPFGRGDEAAVDRFLESWCRRYVAPRRERLVRRLLLAADLMVRSGRECSLVEQSLAAARSIREELVPLHRQPFIRRWLLDLIEMVREARAEGYEFPPTRRDEEYEGEWD, from the coding sequence ATGGAACGTCACCGTACCATCGACATGAGCCTGCGGGAGCGTCGCGATATTCTCGACCTTCTGGAGCGCTTAAAGAAAGAGGATCTGTCCCCCGCCGAGATGGACGAGATCGGTTCCTCGCTCCGTAAGGAGGGACGCCGGGCCCTTTCCCCTCTCTTCCGGTGCCTGCGCCGCGAGACGGACCCGGAGATGATCGCCCGCTACGCGGCACTGCTGGAATTCTTCGAGGACGACGCCTGGCTCGACCAGCTCGTGGCCATCACCCTTGCCCGCCGCGACCTGGACGATGAGGGGAAATCGGCCCTTCTGTCCATCCTGAATGAGTACGGCGTGGACGTCTCCTCCCCCCTCTTCGCACCGATCACGGATCGGGCGGGCGGCCTGCGCCTCACTCTCCCGCGGCTTCTGGACAGGGGTGAGCGGGGACTCGTCACGTTCATGGAGGGGCTTGTCACCTACACGCCCGAGGCCCAACAGGCCGTGGTGCGTGAGCTGCCGCTCGTCGACGACCGGAGGGTTGTGGAGCTCTTCCGGGTCCTGCTGGGCTTTGATGAGCCCGAGACCCTGCCGACGGTCATTGAGACCCTCGGCCGCGTCCGGTATCCGGAGGCCGCCGATCTGCTGCGGGATTTTCTCGCCGCCGCGCCGGACGCATACCGGGCCCCGGCTGAGCGGAGTCTGCGTCGGCTTGCTTTTCTGGGGTTCACGCCGGCGGGTGAAACTCCTGCTCCTCTTCCCTTTGCGGCGGCCTTCACCGGCACCGCTGATGCGTCCGGCTACTCATGCGTGATGGTCGCTCGCTGGACAGGACCCGGCATTATCGATACCCTGTTCATGGAACTCCATGAGAGCGAGGGGATGCGCGACGCCTGGGGATGGAGCGGCCTCTCCTCCGAAGGATTCCAGGATCTGCTGCGGGAACACCATGTGGAGGACACCCTTGTGGCGGTGGATCCCGCCTTTGCGGTGCTGTTGGTGCGGGATGCCATCCAGAGGAGCATCGGGAGCGGGTTTTACCTCCCCCCCGAATTTTACGTCCGCCGTTCGATCTTTGCTGAGGTGGATCTGACGCCGGTCGCCTATGAGCCCCCCTTCGGGGAGGATGAGGTCGCGAAGGCCTGCACCCCTTCCCGGATCGCGGTGGGAGACGATCTCATTCGGGATTGGTTTTTCGACGGGTGGTTCATCTTCAACGAGCGGGTCCGGCTTCTTGCCGATGACCTGGACCGGCTGGAGGGGGATCCCTTCGGCCGGGGGGATGAAGCCGCCGTTGACCGGTTCCTGGAAAGCTGGTGCCGGCGTTATGTGGCGCCGCGCCGGGAGCGGCTTGTCCGGCGCCTCTTGCTTGCCGCTGATCTGATGGTGCGCAGCGGCCGGGAGTGCTCGCTGGTGGAGCAGAGCCTGGCAGCAGCCCGGAGCATCCGGGAGGAACTGGTCCCGCTCCACCGTCAGCCGTTCATCAGGCGCTGGTTGCTGGACCTGATCGAGATGGTCAGGGAGGCCCGGGCCGAGGGATACGAGTTCCCACCTACGCGTCGGGACGAGGAGTATGAAGGGGAGTGGGACTAG
- a CDS encoding NAD(P)H-dependent glycerol-3-phosphate dehydrogenase, with product MSERIGVIGAGSWGTTLANLLARKGLDVTLWAYEAELVEEMRATRVNSLFLPGIELAPALSFTNSLEEAATGKDFLVLVSPSQVMRGVLAQLAPLLRPGVVLVNASKGIELDTLMTMDQVCAAVLPPEVARCFSVLSGPSFAREVSLEMPTAVVAASGDPAVAAAVQRLFTTPSFRVYTNTDVVGVEIGGALKNVIAVAAGISDGLGLGHNTRAALITRGLAEMTRLGLSMGAQPETFAGLAGMGDLVLTCTGDLSRNRTVGMKLGQGMKLADVLGEMRMVAEGVKTAESAYRLARRTGVEMPITEKVYQVLHEDKPARQAVMELMTRDLKAERW from the coding sequence ATGAGTGAACGTATCGGTGTGATCGGAGCGGGAAGCTGGGGAACGACGCTGGCGAATCTGTTGGCCCGAAAGGGGCTTGACGTGACACTCTGGGCCTATGAGGCCGAGTTGGTGGAAGAGATGCGTGCAACGCGGGTCAACTCCCTTTTTCTCCCCGGCATCGAACTCGCTCCCGCCCTTTCGTTCACCAACTCCCTGGAGGAGGCGGCCACCGGGAAGGACTTCCTGGTTCTCGTTTCGCCCTCCCAGGTGATGCGCGGAGTGCTGGCGCAACTGGCGCCGCTGCTGCGTCCCGGCGTGGTGCTGGTGAACGCCTCCAAGGGGATAGAGCTCGACACCCTCATGACCATGGACCAAGTCTGCGCGGCGGTACTGCCGCCGGAGGTCGCCCGGTGTTTCAGCGTCCTGTCCGGACCGAGCTTTGCCCGCGAAGTCTCCCTTGAGATGCCGACGGCGGTGGTGGCGGCTTCGGGCGACCCTGCCGTGGCTGCGGCAGTGCAGCGTCTCTTCACCACGCCGTCCTTCCGGGTCTACACCAATACCGACGTGGTGGGAGTTGAGATCGGCGGTGCCCTCAAGAACGTCATTGCCGTGGCGGCCGGGATCTCGGACGGTCTGGGCCTCGGCCACAATACCCGTGCAGCCCTGATCACCCGCGGCCTGGCAGAGATGACCCGACTGGGGCTCTCCATGGGGGCCCAGCCGGAAACTTTTGCGGGCCTTGCCGGCATGGGTGACCTGGTGCTCACGTGCACCGGAGACCTTTCGCGCAACCGGACCGTTGGCATGAAGCTGGGCCAGGGGATGAAGCTGGCTGATGTCCTGGGAGAGATGCGCATGGTGGCGGAGGGGGTGAAAACCGCCGAGTCGGCGTACCGTCTTGCCCGCCGGACAGGGGTCGAGATGCCGATAACCGAGAAGGTCTACCAGGTGCTCCACGAGGACAAGCCGGCCCGCCAGGCAGTAATGGAACTCATGACCCGCGACCTCAAGGCGGAGCGCTGGTAA
- the dnaN gene encoding DNA polymerase III subunit beta, with amino-acid sequence MEFTIDRDTFSRALQKIQGIVEKRNTMPILSNVLIEALEDRIELTATDLEVGMKSSYPTTVASQGKITVSAKKLYEIVKELPDETISFLTKANDYVEIRCGKAKFTIVGLSSEEFPYFPKVNEESFIRIESGLLADMIEKTSYAICFDETKYNLNGTFVKASEEDGRSILRMVATDGHRLSITQREFNGAVSPEMAKGVIFPKKGIFELKKMCEEESTQLSLGFLDNSAVIVKGNTVVVMRLVDGEFPDYTRVVPVANDRIVTVARDPFFHSLRRMSILSSEKFKGIKMDIQESGMVISSSNPELGEASEELDAVFAGDAISIRFNAKYLIDVLAVLDESSVALHLKDELSPAIVRPADGDGFTAVIMPMRL; translated from the coding sequence ATGGAATTCACGATTGACAGGGACACCTTCTCGCGGGCTCTCCAGAAGATCCAGGGGATCGTCGAAAAGCGCAACACCATGCCGATCCTCTCCAACGTCCTCATCGAGGCACTGGAAGATCGGATCGAGCTGACCGCCACCGACCTGGAAGTCGGCATGAAGAGCTCCTACCCCACAACGGTTGCGAGCCAGGGCAAAATCACCGTATCGGCCAAGAAGCTCTATGAAATAGTCAAGGAGCTTCCCGACGAGACCATATCATTTCTGACCAAAGCGAACGACTATGTGGAGATCCGCTGCGGCAAGGCCAAGTTCACTATTGTCGGCCTTTCCTCCGAGGAGTTCCCCTATTTCCCCAAGGTCAATGAAGAGAGCTTCATCAGGATCGAAAGCGGCCTGCTGGCCGACATGATCGAGAAAACCTCGTATGCCATCTGCTTCGATGAGACCAAGTACAATCTGAACGGTACCTTCGTGAAGGCGTCCGAGGAAGATGGCCGCTCGATACTTCGCATGGTTGCCACCGACGGCCACCGGCTCTCCATCACCCAGAGGGAATTCAACGGTGCAGTAAGCCCCGAGATGGCCAAGGGGGTCATCTTCCCCAAGAAAGGCATCTTCGAGCTGAAAAAGATGTGCGAGGAGGAGTCGACCCAGCTTTCCCTGGGCTTCCTGGATAACAGCGCCGTGATCGTTAAGGGAAACACCGTCGTGGTGATGCGCCTGGTGGACGGAGAGTTTCCCGATTACACCAGGGTGGTGCCGGTGGCCAATGACCGGATCGTCACCGTGGCGCGGGATCCGTTCTTCCATTCGCTGCGCAGGATGTCCATCCTTTCCAGCGAAAAGTTCAAGGGCATCAAGATGGATATTCAGGAAAGCGGCATGGTGATCTCTTCCAGCAACCCGGAACTGGGCGAGGCGTCCGAAGAACTGGACGCCGTATTTGCCGGAGATGCCATCTCCATCCGCTTCAATGCCAAGTACCTCATCGATGTGCTGGCAGTGCTGGATGAGAGCAGCGTGGCACTCCACCTGAAGGACGAGCTTTCTCCGGCCATCGTGAGGCCGGCTGACGGCGACGGTTTCACAGCGGTAATTATGCCCATGCGTCTGTAG
- the gyrB gene encoding DNA topoisomerase (ATP-hydrolyzing) subunit B: MTDEQNYDYGADKIKVLEGLEAVRKRPAMYIGSTAAQGLHHLVYEIVDNSIDEALAGYCNEVNVTIHLDGSLTVVDNGRGIPTDIHPTEGKPAAEVALTVLHAGGKFDNTSYKVSGGLHGVGVSVVNALSRKLELEIRRDGKVYRQSYACGDPQTPLEVMGETKKRGTKITFLPDDTIFETTEFSFDVLSQRLRELAFLNAGVRITITDEREEGKHHDFHYEGGIVSFVEYLNRNRTALHPKPIYFKGEKAGVEMEVALQYNDSYDEKVFSFANNINTHEGGTHLVGFRAALTRTMNTYAAANELLKKEKVAISGEDLREGLTAVISVKIPQPQFEGQTKTKLGNSEVKGYVESLMNEKLAVFLEENPKIAKDIIGKSIEAARAREAARKARELTRRKGALDISNLPGKLADCQERDPALCELYLVEGDSAGGSAKQGRDRKFQAILPLKGKILNVEKARFDKMLSSQEIGTLITALGTGIGKDDFDIAKLRYHRIIVMTDADVDGSHILTLLLTFFFRQMPEVVERGHLYIAQPPLYKVKRGRKELYLRNEAAMQAYLLEEGTEDMLLFLESGEKTYSGKQIIPILKQLVEYRTILDKVVRKGINEELIRVFLRLGVKGGIEDMEQLVPFLTNISRVYDGGDFSPLDDGRVIVRLGNLRIALDQHTLDLIGSYEYGLLVESYRKVRDIFGDGRAVVSSEGKELFATTIGLDLLSFFMDSAKKGLSIQRYKGLGEMNPEQLWETTMEPVNRTLLQVKIEDAIEADTIFTILMGDQVEPRRDFIEQNALNVSNLDI, encoded by the coding sequence ATGACCGACGAACAGAACTACGATTACGGTGCAGACAAGATCAAGGTCCTGGAGGGGCTCGAGGCGGTACGCAAGCGCCCCGCCATGTACATCGGCTCCACCGCGGCCCAGGGGCTCCACCACCTGGTCTACGAGATCGTGGACAACTCCATTGACGAGGCCCTGGCCGGCTACTGCAACGAGGTGAACGTCACCATCCATCTGGATGGTTCCCTGACGGTGGTGGACAATGGCCGCGGCATTCCTACCGACATCCACCCCACGGAGGGGAAGCCGGCGGCGGAGGTGGCCCTCACGGTCCTCCATGCCGGCGGCAAGTTCGACAACACCTCCTATAAGGTCTCCGGCGGGCTCCACGGGGTCGGGGTCTCGGTCGTGAACGCCCTGTCCAGGAAGCTGGAGCTGGAGATTCGCCGGGACGGGAAGGTGTACCGCCAGTCCTACGCCTGCGGCGACCCCCAGACTCCCCTCGAAGTGATGGGGGAAACGAAAAAGCGTGGGACCAAAATAACCTTCCTCCCCGACGATACCATCTTCGAGACCACGGAGTTTTCCTTCGACGTTCTTTCCCAGCGGCTCCGGGAGCTGGCGTTCCTCAACGCCGGGGTCCGGATCACCATCACCGACGAACGGGAGGAGGGAAAGCACCACGACTTTCACTACGAAGGAGGCATCGTCTCCTTTGTGGAGTACCTGAACCGCAACCGGACCGCCCTCCACCCGAAGCCGATCTACTTCAAGGGTGAAAAGGCAGGAGTCGAGATGGAGGTGGCCCTCCAGTACAACGATTCCTATGACGAAAAGGTTTTCTCTTTTGCCAACAACATCAACACCCACGAGGGTGGAACCCACTTGGTGGGGTTCCGGGCGGCCCTCACCCGGACCATGAACACCTATGCCGCCGCCAACGAACTCCTCAAAAAGGAGAAGGTTGCCATCTCCGGCGAGGATCTGCGAGAGGGTCTCACGGCGGTCATCTCGGTCAAGATTCCCCAACCACAGTTCGAGGGGCAGACCAAGACCAAGCTGGGGAACTCGGAGGTTAAGGGGTACGTGGAATCCCTCATGAACGAGAAACTGGCGGTCTTCCTGGAAGAGAACCCGAAGATCGCCAAAGACATCATCGGCAAATCCATCGAGGCGGCCCGTGCCCGGGAAGCGGCCCGCAAGGCGCGGGAATTGACCCGGCGCAAGGGCGCCCTGGACATCTCCAACCTTCCGGGCAAACTGGCCGACTGCCAGGAGCGGGATCCGGCCCTGTGCGAACTCTACCTGGTGGAGGGCGACTCCGCCGGCGGTTCCGCCAAACAGGGGCGCGACCGGAAATTCCAGGCCATTCTGCCGCTGAAAGGAAAGATCCTCAACGTGGAGAAGGCCCGGTTCGACAAGATGCTTTCCTCCCAGGAGATCGGGACCCTTATCACGGCGCTCGGCACCGGTATCGGGAAAGACGACTTCGACATCGCCAAGCTCCGCTACCACCGGATCATCGTCATGACCGACGCCGACGTGGACGGCTCCCACATCCTGACGCTGCTGCTCACCTTCTTCTTCCGGCAGATGCCGGAGGTGGTGGAGCGGGGGCACCTCTACATCGCCCAGCCCCCCCTCTATAAGGTGAAGCGAGGGCGCAAGGAGCTCTATCTCCGCAATGAGGCGGCCATGCAGGCCTACCTCCTTGAGGAGGGGACCGAGGACATGCTCCTTTTTCTGGAGAGCGGCGAGAAGACCTACAGCGGCAAGCAGATCATCCCGATCCTCAAGCAGTTGGTGGAGTATCGGACCATCCTGGATAAGGTAGTGCGCAAGGGGATCAACGAGGAGCTCATACGGGTATTCCTGCGGCTCGGCGTCAAGGGGGGGATTGAGGACATGGAGCAGTTGGTGCCGTTCCTGACGAACATCTCCCGGGTCTATGACGGCGGCGATTTCAGCCCCTTGGACGACGGGCGGGTCATCGTGCGGCTCGGCAACCTCCGGATCGCCCTGGATCAGCATACGCTCGACCTCATCGGTTCCTACGAGTACGGGCTCCTGGTGGAGAGCTACCGAAAGGTCAGGGATATCTTCGGCGACGGCCGGGCCGTGGTCTCCAGCGAGGGTAAGGAACTCTTCGCGACCACCATCGGGCTCGACCTCCTCTCCTTCTTCATGGACAGCGCCAAGAAGGGGCTCTCCATCCAGCGCTACAAGGGTCTCGGCGAGATGAACCCGGAGCAGCTCTGGGAAACCACCATGGAGCCCGTCAACCGGACCCTGCTCCAGGTGAAGATTGAGGACGCCATCGAGGCAGACACCATATTCACCATCCTCATGGGGGACCAGGTGGAGCCCCGCCGGGACTTCATCGAGCAGAACGCCCTGAACGTGTCGAATTTGGACATTTAG
- the gyrA gene encoding DNA gyrase subunit A, whose product MLEQSLNKTAVNIEDEMKRSYMDYAMSVIIGRALPDVRDGLKPVHRRCLYAMYDMGNDYNKPYKKSARVVGDVIGKYHPHGDAAAYDTIVRMAQDFSLRYPLVDGQGNFGSVDGDSPAAMRYTEIRMEQLAHELLNDLEKETVDLGPNYDGSLTEPLVLPSKFPNLLVNGSSGIAVGMATNIPPHNLTEVINGIIATIENPNISFEELLALIPGPDFPTGGFIYGREGILQGYRTGRGIVQMRARASIETHKKTERQSIIVTEIPYQVNKANLITKIAELVREKKLEGISDIRDESDRDGMRIVIDLKRDENPQVILNHLYKQTQMQTSFGINMLAIVAGRPRVLTLRDAIGHFIDHRREIVTRRTIFDLKKAEARAHILEGYKIALDWLDAVIELIRGSKTPAEAKEGLMSGLFSDEEWLRKMGLPLPAIHSQYQKPVRLTEVQAQEILNLRLHRLTGLERDKILQEYDDILKYIARLKEILASEAEILKIIVGELRELKEKFGDERRTEIVDRSAEISLEDTIVEEDVVVTVSHTGYIKRTAVSQYRSQRRGGKGKTGMKTKEEDFVEHLFVASSKDFMLFFTDAGKVYQIKVYEIPEGGRATRGKAIVNLLNLQENEQITAILSVKGFDDDRNIIMATRLGVVKKSPLREYANIRSGGIIAVNLDDGDKLIAVALTDGRQDVLLASKNGKSIRFHEDDARPMGRVSRGVRGMSLEDDDVVIGMEIINPNATGSTIFTVTENGFGKRTELDEYRVQSRGGKGIITIKTTERNGCVVDIMQVTDENDLMLITDQGKILRIPVAQFSVIGRNTQGVRLMTAEQNERIVAVAKLAEKDEGDDGADGGDDLPDAEVVEE is encoded by the coding sequence ATGCTTGAACAATCCCTGAACAAGACAGCCGTCAACATCGAAGACGAGATGAAGCGCTCGTACATGGACTATGCCATGAGCGTCATCATCGGCCGGGCCCTCCCCGATGTGCGGGACGGGCTCAAGCCGGTGCACCGCCGCTGCCTCTACGCCATGTACGACATGGGCAATGATTACAACAAGCCCTACAAGAAATCGGCCCGGGTGGTCGGGGACGTGATCGGTAAGTATCACCCCCACGGCGACGCGGCGGCCTACGATACCATCGTCCGGATGGCCCAGGACTTCTCCCTCCGCTATCCACTGGTGGACGGCCAGGGGAACTTCGGCTCCGTGGACGGCGACTCGCCGGCGGCCATGCGGTACACCGAGATCCGGATGGAGCAGTTGGCCCACGAGCTCCTGAACGACCTGGAGAAGGAGACCGTGGACCTGGGGCCCAACTACGACGGCTCCCTCACGGAGCCCCTGGTGCTTCCCTCCAAGTTCCCGAACCTCCTGGTGAACGGCTCCTCCGGCATCGCCGTCGGCATGGCCACCAACATACCTCCCCACAACCTTACGGAGGTCATCAACGGGATTATCGCCACCATCGAGAATCCGAATATCAGCTTCGAGGAGCTCCTGGCCCTCATCCCCGGCCCCGATTTCCCCACCGGCGGGTTCATCTACGGCCGGGAGGGAATCCTCCAGGGGTACCGGACCGGCCGCGGCATCGTCCAGATGCGGGCCCGGGCCTCCATCGAGACCCACAAGAAGACCGAGCGCCAGTCCATCATCGTCACCGAGATCCCCTATCAGGTGAACAAGGCGAACCTCATCACCAAGATCGCCGAACTGGTGCGGGAGAAGAAGCTGGAGGGGATCAGCGACATCCGCGACGAGTCCGACCGGGACGGGATGCGGATCGTCATTGATCTCAAGCGGGACGAGAATCCCCAGGTGATCCTGAATCACCTCTACAAGCAGACCCAGATGCAGACCTCCTTCGGCATCAACATGCTCGCCATTGTGGCGGGGCGGCCGCGGGTCCTGACGCTTCGGGATGCCATCGGCCACTTCATCGACCACCGGCGGGAGATCGTCACCCGGCGCACCATCTTTGATCTCAAGAAGGCCGAGGCCAGGGCCCACATCCTGGAAGGGTACAAGATCGCCCTGGACTGGCTCGACGCGGTCATCGAGCTGATCCGCGGGTCCAAGACCCCGGCCGAGGCCAAGGAAGGGCTCATGTCGGGCCTCTTCTCCGACGAGGAGTGGCTGCGGAAGATGGGACTCCCGCTGCCGGCCATCCACAGCCAGTACCAGAAACCGGTTCGGCTCACCGAGGTCCAGGCCCAGGAGATCCTGAACCTGCGGCTCCACCGCCTGACAGGCCTGGAGCGGGACAAGATCCTCCAGGAGTACGACGACATCCTCAAATACATCGCCCGGCTCAAGGAAATCCTCGCCTCCGAGGCGGAGATCCTCAAGATCATCGTGGGTGAGCTGCGGGAGCTGAAGGAGAAGTTCGGCGACGAGCGCCGCACCGAGATCGTGGACCGGAGCGCCGAGATCTCCCTGGAGGACACCATTGTCGAGGAGGACGTGGTGGTCACCGTCTCCCACACCGGCTACATCAAGCGGACCGCAGTTTCCCAGTACCGCTCCCAGCGCAGGGGGGGCAAGGGGAAGACCGGCATGAAGACCAAGGAGGAGGATTTCGTCGAGCACCTCTTCGTCGCCTCCAGCAAGGACTTCATGCTCTTTTTCACCGACGCCGGCAAGGTCTACCAGATCAAGGTCTACGAGATCCCCGAGGGGGGCCGGGCCACCCGTGGCAAGGCCATTGTCAACCTTCTGAACCTTCAGGAGAATGAGCAGATCACCGCCATTCTCTCGGTGAAGGGATTCGACGACGACCGCAATATCATCATGGCAACCCGGCTCGGAGTGGTGAAGAAGAGTCCCCTGCGGGAATATGCCAACATCCGCAGCGGCGGGATCATTGCCGTGAATCTGGACGATGGGGACAAGCTGATTGCCGTGGCCCTGACCGATGGCAGGCAGGACGTGCTCCTGGCATCGAAGAACGGCAAGTCGATCCGCTTCCACGAGGATGACGCCCGACCCATGGGCCGGGTCTCCCGCGGTGTGCGGGGAATGTCCCTGGAGGACGACGACGTGGTCATCGGCATGGAGATCATCAATCCCAACGCCACTGGCTCCACCATTTTCACCGTCACCGAGAATGGCTTCGGCAAGCGGACCGAACTGGATGAGTACCGGGTCCAGTCCCGCGGCGGCAAGGGGATCATCACCATCAAGACCACCGAGCGCAACGGCTGCGTGGTGGACATCATGCAAGTAACCGATGAAAACGACCTGATGCTCATCACCGACCAGGGGAAGATCCTCCGGATTCCCGTGGCCCAGTTCTCGGTCATCGGCCGCAACACCCAGGGGGTGAGGCTCATGACCGCCGAGCAGAACGAGCGGATCGTGGCCGTGGCAAAGCTGGCCGAGAAGGATGAAGGGGACGACGGCGCCGACGGAGGCGATGATCTCCCCGACGCGGAGGTCGTGGAGGAGTAG